In the Malus domestica chromosome 16, GDT2T_hap1 genome, one interval contains:
- the LOC103416526 gene encoding protein TWIN LOV 1-like isoform X1 — MESELGLIEQSFISRYSLWVQEALGELPDSFTITDPWISGHPIVFASKEFLKMSGYSKNEVVGRNGRVFQGPGTCRRSVMEVREAIREERAVQINLLNYRKDGTPFWMLFHMCPVFGKEDGRVIHFVGVQVPISRKPRRSGGRNGVGLCEEGSRMSEIVYGSCRKEVCFDSLVDLGRVLSLESALDDADSRGFNIEESCEASDVEKTRAATAINNILSVLTHYSELTGRLVCGKRCNLCGVGLLSSALNISLGRIKQSFVLTDSHLPDMPIVYASDAFFKLTGYARHEVLGRNCRFLSGTDTDPSMIYRIKESIQNETACTVRILNYRKDKNSFWNLLHISPIRNASGKIAYFVGVQMEEGCKNQVEHGLSPEMRQLSTVGAVRIAVRSLTMGAGASKS; from the exons ATGGAATCGGAGCTGGGTTTAATCGAGCAGTCGTTCATCAGCCGCTACTCGCTCTGGGTCCAGGAAGCTCTGGGGGAACTGCCCGATAGCTTCACGATCACTGACCCTTGGATTTCCGGGCACCCAATCGTGTTCGCGAGCAAAGAGTTCCTGAAAATGTCGGGATATTCGAAGAACGAGGTGGTCGGGAGGAACGGCAGAGTGTTTCAGGGTCCGGGGACTTGCAGGCGGTCGGTCATGGAGGTCCGGGAGGCCATCAGGGAGGAGCGAGCCGTCCAGATTAATTTGCTGAATTATCGGAAAGACGGGACGCCCTTTTGGATGCTGTTTCATATGTGTCCTGTTTTTGGGAAGGAGGATGGGAGGGTGATTCATTTCGTGGGAGTTCAGGTTCCGATTTCGAGGAAGCCGAGGCGGTCTGGTGGGAGAAATGGGGTTGGTTTGTGTGAGGAGGGGTCTAGGATGAGTGAGATTGTTTACGGATCGTGTCGAAAAGAGGTGTGCTTTGATTCTTTGGTTGATTTGGGTCGTGTTTTGTCATTGGAATCTGCATTGGACGATGCTGATAGCAGAG GATTCAACATTGAAGAATCGTGTGAGGCAAGTGATGTAGAGAAGACGAGAGCTGCAACTGCTATTAATAACATCTTGTCCGTGCTAACGCACTATAGCGAGTTAACGGGCAGATTAGTTTGTGGGAAGAGATGCAACTTATGTGGGGTGGGACTTCTCAGTTCAGCCTTAAATATATCTCTTGGTAGAATCAAACAAAGCTTTGTATT AACTGATTCACACTTACCGGATATGCCTATAGTTTATGCAAGTGATGCCTTCTTCAAATTGACAG GTTATGCCAGACATGAAGTCTTGGGGCGCAATTGTAGATTTTTGAGTGGGACGGATACAGACCCCTCAATGATATATCGG ATAAAGGAAAGCATTCAAAACGAAACAGCATGCACAGTACGTATCTTGAATTACAG GAAGGATAAAAATTCATTTTGGAATCTCCTTCACATATCACCTATTCGTAATGCTTCTGGCAAG ATTGCGTACTTTGTGGGTGTTCAGATGGAAGAAGGGTGTAAGAACCAGGTCGAACATGGGCTAAGCCCCGAGATGAGGCAGCTTAGCACTGTTGGTGCAGTCAGAATTGCAGTGCGGAGCTTAACAATGGGTGCCGGCGCTTCCAAGTCTTAA
- the LOC103416526 gene encoding protein TWIN LOV 1-like isoform X2, which yields MESELGLIEQSFISRYSLWVQEALGELPDSFTITDPWISGHPIVFASKEFLKMSGYSKNEVVGRNGRVFQGPGTCRRSVMEVREAIREERAVQINLLNYRKDGTPFWMLFHMCPVFGKEDGRVIHFVGVQVPISRKPRRSGGRNGVGLCEEGSRMSEIVYGSCRKEVCFDSLVDLGRVLSLESALDDADSRGFNIEESCEASDVEKTRAATAINNILSVLTHYSELTGRLVCGKRCNLCGVGLLSSALNISLGRIKQSFVLTDSHLPDMPIVYASDAFFKLTGYARHEVLGRNCRFLSGTDTDPSMIYRIKESIQNETACTVRILNYRKDKNSFWNLLHISPIRNASGKMEEGCKNQVEHGLSPEMRQLSTVGAVRIAVRSLTMGAGASKS from the exons ATGGAATCGGAGCTGGGTTTAATCGAGCAGTCGTTCATCAGCCGCTACTCGCTCTGGGTCCAGGAAGCTCTGGGGGAACTGCCCGATAGCTTCACGATCACTGACCCTTGGATTTCCGGGCACCCAATCGTGTTCGCGAGCAAAGAGTTCCTGAAAATGTCGGGATATTCGAAGAACGAGGTGGTCGGGAGGAACGGCAGAGTGTTTCAGGGTCCGGGGACTTGCAGGCGGTCGGTCATGGAGGTCCGGGAGGCCATCAGGGAGGAGCGAGCCGTCCAGATTAATTTGCTGAATTATCGGAAAGACGGGACGCCCTTTTGGATGCTGTTTCATATGTGTCCTGTTTTTGGGAAGGAGGATGGGAGGGTGATTCATTTCGTGGGAGTTCAGGTTCCGATTTCGAGGAAGCCGAGGCGGTCTGGTGGGAGAAATGGGGTTGGTTTGTGTGAGGAGGGGTCTAGGATGAGTGAGATTGTTTACGGATCGTGTCGAAAAGAGGTGTGCTTTGATTCTTTGGTTGATTTGGGTCGTGTTTTGTCATTGGAATCTGCATTGGACGATGCTGATAGCAGAG GATTCAACATTGAAGAATCGTGTGAGGCAAGTGATGTAGAGAAGACGAGAGCTGCAACTGCTATTAATAACATCTTGTCCGTGCTAACGCACTATAGCGAGTTAACGGGCAGATTAGTTTGTGGGAAGAGATGCAACTTATGTGGGGTGGGACTTCTCAGTTCAGCCTTAAATATATCTCTTGGTAGAATCAAACAAAGCTTTGTATT AACTGATTCACACTTACCGGATATGCCTATAGTTTATGCAAGTGATGCCTTCTTCAAATTGACAG GTTATGCCAGACATGAAGTCTTGGGGCGCAATTGTAGATTTTTGAGTGGGACGGATACAGACCCCTCAATGATATATCGG ATAAAGGAAAGCATTCAAAACGAAACAGCATGCACAGTACGTATCTTGAATTACAG GAAGGATAAAAATTCATTTTGGAATCTCCTTCACATATCACCTATTCGTAATGCTTCTGGCAAG ATGGAAGAAGGGTGTAAGAACCAGGTCGAACATGGGCTAAGCCCCGAGATGAGGCAGCTTAGCACTGTTGGTGCAGTCAGAATTGCAGTGCGGAGCTTAACAATGGGTGCCGGCGCTTCCAAGTCTTAA
- the LOC103403295 gene encoding aldehyde oxidase GLOX-like: MASVFKNLSFSSSIIPCIVPIFFSCFFIVSHSEYLSLTTSLPSSTTKISNVSDGGEWVLLHKSIGVSAMHMQLLKNDKVIIFDWTDMGPSNLSLPDGAACRHYLFHNRTINDCTAHSLIYDLATDTSRPLFVASETWCSSGALDANGALVQTGGYGDNGIRRIRTFSPCDDDSCQWVELPTNLSDRRWYASNQILPDGRVIVVGGRKAFTYEFYPKKNDESYDKLFYFRFLAETNDQGEENNLYPFLHLLPDGNLFIFANNRSILFDHSNNRIVKELPGMPVAVKRNYPSTGSSVLLPLKMNGVLSGSGLPEVEILICGGALPGAFNLSKNKIHVGASNSCGRIKLSDPHPKWVMEEMPMPRVMSDMLLLPTGDVIIINGASNGTAGWDAAENPVFNPVLYRTYESNPDRRFVVLNPSSIPRMYHSAALLVPDGKILVGGSNPHNEYNFRRAFPTDLSLQAFHPPYLGPLFAPLRPSILSVETRDDTVSYGQEFSVTFVLSVYRADPRISVALVTPSFTTHSFAMNQRMVVLDVALLEHLSTTAYKITAYGPPKNTVAPPGYYLLFLVHAGTPSHGVWVRVQ; encoded by the coding sequence ATGGCCTCCGTTTTCAAGAACctttctttctcctcctccatTATCCCCTGCATCGTCCCCATATTCTTCTCCTGCTTCTTCATCGTCTCCCATTCCGAATACTTATCCCTTACGACGTCGCTGCCCTCCAGTACGACGAAAATTAGTAATGTATCCGACGGCGGCGAGTGGGTTCTTTTGCACAAGAGCATTGGCGTCTCGGCCATGCACATGCAGCTCCTCAAAAACGACAAAGTCATTATATTCGACTGGACCGATATGGGCCCTTCTAACCTCTCCCTCCCCGACGGTGCCGCCTGCCGTCATTACCTCTTCCACAACAGGACCATAAATGACTGCACCGCCCACTCCCTCATCTACGACCTCGCCACCGACACATCCCGCCCCCTCTTCGTCGCCTCCGAGACCTGGTGCTCCTCCGGCGCCCTCGATGCCAACGGTGCCCTCGTCCAAACAGGCGGATACGGCGACAACGGCATCCGAAGAATCCGCACATTCTCACCCTGCGACGACGACAGCTGTCAATGGGTCGAGCTCCCGACAAACCTCTCCGACCGCCGCTGGTACGCATCCAACCAGATACTCCCCGACGGACGCGTCATCGTCGTGGGAGGAAGAAAAGCCTTCACCTACGAGTTCTACCCCAAGAAAAACGACGAGTCGTACGACAAGTTGTTCTACTTCCGGTTCTTGGCGGAGACCAACGACCAGGGCGAGGAGAACAATCTTTACCCGTTCTTGCACCTTTTGCCCGACGGGAACCTCTTCATCTTCGCAAACAACCGGTCAATCTTGTTTGATCACAGTAACAACCGGATCGTTAAGGAACTCCCCGGTATGCCGGTCGCCGTCAAGCGGAACTATCCCAGTACGGGGTCCTCCGTCCTCCTCCCGCTCAAAATGAACGGGGTCTTGTCCGGGTCGGGTCTGCCCGAAGTTGAAATCTTGATATGTGGCGGGGCGCTTCCCGGAGCTTTTAACTTGTCGAAAAATAAAATACACGTCGGCGCCTCCAACAGCTGCGGTCGGATAAAGTTGTCCGACCCGCATCCGAAATGGGTCATGGAGGAAATGCCCATGCCACGTGTCATGTCCGACATGCTGCTACTGCCAACTGGTGACGTCATCATCATCAACGGCGCATCGAACGGGACGGCGGGCTGGGACGCCGCTGAAAACCCGGTTTTCAACCCGGTCTTGTACCGGACCTACGAATCGAATCCGGACCGGAGATTCGTGGTGCTGAATCCGAGCAGCATTCCAAGAATGTACCACTCCGCCGCTCTTCTTGTGCCAGATGGCAAAATATTGGTGGGCGGCAGCAACCCGCACAATGAGTACAACTTCAGGAGAGCTTTCCCCACTGATCTCAGCCTGCAGGCGTTCCACCCGCCGTACCTGGGCCCACTCTTCGCTCCCTTGCGGCCGTCGATCCTGTCCGTCGAAACGAGGGACGATACCGTATCGTACGGGCAGGAGTTTTCTGTTACCTTTGTTTTATCCGTGTACCGGGCGGATCCCCGGATTTCGGTGGCGCTGGTAACGCCGTCGTTTACTACGCACTCGTTCGCAATGAATCAGAGGATGGTGGTTTTGGACGTGGCACTCCTGGAGCACCTGTCGACGACTGCTTACAAGATTACGGCGTATGGCCCACCGAAGAACACGGTGGCCCCACCTGGTTACTACTTGCTTTTTCTTGTCCACGCTGGCACTCCCAGCCACGGTGTCTGGGTTCGGGTGCAGTGA
- the LOC103402937 gene encoding protein NRT1/ PTR FAMILY 4.6-like, whose protein sequence is MEQEQQLSTRWEGYVDWRSRPAIRGRHGGMLASSFVLVAEVLENLAYLANASNLVMYLSDYMHLSPSKAANDVTDFMGTAFLLALLGGFLSDAFFTTYHIYLISTVIEFLGLILLTVQARLPSLKPPPCTQGSLDNPCQEVEGGKATMLFLGLYLVALGVGGIKGSLPSHGAEQFDDSTPQGRKQRSTFFNYFIFCLSCGGLIAVTLVVWVEDNKGWEWGFGIATISIFLSIPVFLAGSALYRNKIPNGSPLTTIFKVLNAATLHSCVTKSPRNAIVSMAPSPSSSTPIAHAVSESNTVEKENYATDDQTPTESLKFLNRAVLANKPVHDRLHCTVKQVEEVKIVLKILPIFACTIMLNCCLAQLSTFSVQQAATMDTKLGSLKVPPASLPIFPVLFIMILVPVYDFFIIPFARKATKSEMGITHLQRIGTGLALSIVAMAISALVEIKRKRVATNSGMLDSTEPLPITFFWIALQYVFLGSADLFTLAGLLEFFFTEAPQSMRSLATSLTWASLAMGYYLSSVIVSVVNDVSGKYSQRKWLAGKMLNQYHLERFYWLMCVLSGLNFLHYLFWAVRYKYRSRRTNK, encoded by the exons ATG GAGCAAGAACAGCAGCTCAGCACCAGATGGGAAGGCTATGTTGACTGGAGAAGCCGACCTGCAATCAGAGGCCGGCATGGTGGCATGCTTGCTTCCTCGTTTGTGCTGG TGGCCGAGGTATTGGAGAACTTGGCATATCTGGCAAATGCAAGCAACTTGGTCATGTACTTATCGGACTACATGCATTTATCTCCGTCCAAAGCGGCAAACGATGTCACAGATTTCATGGGCACCGCCTTCCTTCTGGCCCTTCTCGGTGGTTTCTTATCCGACGCCTTTTTCACAACTTATCACATCTACCTGATAAGTACAGTCATTGAATTTCTG GGTTTGATCCTACTCACAGTGCAAGCTCGATTACCTTCACTGAAGCCACCACCGTGCACTCAAGGCAGCCTCGACAATCCATGCCAAGAAGTCGAAGGTGGAAAAGCTACCATGTTGTTTCTAGGCCTGTATCTGGTGGCACTGGGGGTCGGAGGGATAAAGGGCTCCTTACCCTCACATGGTGCAGAGCAATTTGACGATAGCACTCCACAAGGAAGGAAGCAGAGATCAACCTTCTTCAACTACTTTATCTTCTGCCTCTCTTGCGGCGGCCTGATTGCGGTGACACTGGTAGTGTGGGTTGAAGACAACAAAGGGTGGGAATGGGGTTTTGGAATTGCAACCATTAGCATATTTTTGTCTATACCGGTGTTTCTTGCTGGCTCCGCTCTCTACCGGAACAAGATACCAAATGGAAGTCCCCTAACAACCATTTttaag GTTTTGAATGCTGCCACACTTCACAGCTGTGTGACCAAAAGTCCACGCAATGCCATTGTAAGCATGGCTCCAAGCCCTTCTTCTTCAACCCCAATTGCCCACGCGGTATCGGAATCAAACACCGTGGAGAAGGAGAATTACGCCACTGATGATCAAACTCCAACAGAAAGCCTCAAGTTCCTAAACAGAGCAGTTCTAGCGAACAAGCCAGTCCATGATAGACTACATTGCACCGTGAAGCAAGTCGAAGAAGTCAAAATCGTGCTTAAAATCCTTCCAATTTTCGCGTGCACAATCATGCTCAACTGCTGCCTAGCGCAGCTCTCAACATTCTCCGTCCAACAAGCCGCAACGATGGACACAAAGCTCGGCTCTCTAAAAGTCCCGCCGGCCTCCCTCCCTATCTTCCCCGTACTCTTCATCATGATCCTAGTGCCAGTCTACGACTTCTTCATCATCCCATTCGCACGCAAGGCCACAAAATCCGAAATGGGGATCACCCACTTGCAGCGCATAGGGACCGGCCTAGCCCTCTCCATCGTTGCCATGGCAATATCAGCCCTTGTCGAGATCAAGCGCAAGCGTGTAGCGACCAACTCCGGGATGCTCGACTCAACCGAGCCGCTCCCGATCACGTTCTTTTGGATTGCGCTGCAGTACGTGTTCCTGGGGTCGGCAGACCTGTTCACGTTGGCCGGACTGTTGGAGTTCTTCTTCACGGAAGCGCCGCAAAGCATGAGGTCTCTGGCCACATCTCTCACTTGGGCATCCTTGGCAATGGGGTATTACCTGAGCTCAGTGATTGTTTCTGTGGTGAATGATGTTTCAGGGAAGTACTCCCAGCGCAAATGGCTGGCTGGTAAAATGCTGAATCAATACCACCTGGAGAGATTCTATTGGCTCATGTGCGTGCTCAGTGGATTGAATTTCTTGCACTATCTTTTCTGGGCAGTCAGATACAAATACAGATCAAGGAGAACAAATAAGTAA